CATTCCGATACCATTATCTCGAATGCTGACGATAACAGCGTCCTGCTGATTTAAAGCCGTTATTTCTATGACACCATCCTGCCCTCCGGGTACAATTCCGTGAAAAATTGAATTCTCAACGAGTGGTTGTAAGATCATCCTCGGAATCAATGATTTCTTGCATGCTTCGTCAATATGTAGAATCAGCGAAAAGATTAAATTATATCTCAATTGTAAAATGGGCAAGTAATGTGCAATGATGTCCAATTCTTCATGTAAAGTGATCATCATTCCTTTTTTCCCATATTCGCTTCCATTAACCGGTTAAAGTTGGTGATTCCTTCAAAGGCTTTGTCTTTATCGCCAAATTTAATCAACCAGCGGATGGTATTCAGCGTATTGAACATAAAGTGCGGATTAATTTGATGGGTTACGGCGCGTAATTCCGCCTTACGCTTCTTTGACTGTTCCTCTTCGACCTGATACATTAATTCATTTACTTGGTAAATCATTTTATTAAATTGCAAACTAAGCATGCCAATCTCGTCCGAAGACTCAATCGTTGTTCGCACATCGAGGTTTCCTTCCCCTACAAGCTTCATTTGTTTGGTCAGTTGTTTAATAGGCGAAGTGATTTTCCGGGCACTCCATAGTCCGATACCTATCGCAAGTAGGAACAATCCAATGCTCCAATTAAAAATCGAACCGCGGAGATGATCCAATTGTCCAGTTAATTCCTGAGTCGGTACAATGCCAACAATAATCCAACCGTTCGAAAGTGTGTGCTTCACCCCATAATAGGTAACGGATTGTTCCTCATACTCGAACTCGCTTACGGATTCATCTAAAAGATGACTTTTCAACTCATCCGCCACTTCACTTCCGACGAGGGTGATATCCTTGTTAATCATCATGTTCCCTTCACGATCTACAACAAAGAAGGTTCCCGTTCTGCCGAGCGTTAGCCTTGAAATAATCTTTAAAGCCTCTTTGCCGTCAATATTAATCATAATGTAACCAATGTTGTGCAGATCACGGAAATCCTTCATGACCCGAACACCAGGTATGACTAAGTCGATGTTTTCTCCTGCGCCGCTAAACAAATCAAATTGCATGGGAGACCAGGCCATCTTACCATCCATTTCGTCAGCTTTCTTGATCCAACTAAAATTGTGGAGGGTAAACCGGTTCAGCTTATTTT
This genomic window from Paenibacillus hexagrammi contains:
- a CDS encoding sensor histidine kinase, which produces MMITLHEELDIIAHYLPILQLRYNLIFSLILHIDEACKKSLIPRMILQPLVENSIFHGIVPGGQDGVIEITALNQQDAVIVSIRDNGIGMEPNRMNILTNLQSSQHFNEVGIGLKHVFECIELYFPPGSECSFHSEIGRGTTVTLKLVKQRGPEHPGGEQYV
- a CDS encoding sensor histidine kinase, whose protein sequence is MAVLKQLRFKNSVASKTIAALLVVILIPTIFISVLFYVSASTIVKHNVRQTSLQLVGQAADSLSNILNVGSDSSNLIFSDTSIQKLITLEDSIELSNQMDAAYITNTLNNIAFSNSFVKMVYVLRENGGSWGSGTFSQNKLNRFTLHNFSWIKKADEMDGKMAWSPMQFDLFSGAGENIDLVIPGVRVMKDFRDLHNIGYIMINIDGKEALKIISRLTLGRTGTFFVVDREGNMMINKDITLVGSEVADELKSHLLDESVSEFEYEEQSVTYYGVKHTLSNGWIIVGIVPTQELTGQLDHLRGSIFNWSIGLFLLAIGIGLWSARKITSPIKQLTKQMKLVGEGNLDVRTTIESSDEIGMLSLQFNKMIYQVNELMYQVEEEQSKKRKAELRAVTHQINPHFMFNTLNTIRWLIKFGDKDKAFEGITNFNRLMEANMGKKE